The Neisseria yangbaofengii genome contains a region encoding:
- a CDS encoding TonB-dependent receptor domain-containing protein yields MKDFKKLPLASAVMCALVALPVSAETEVRNTADLDTVMVTGDRQGTKVKTNVVNSKEKDESVETDLRGLFKDEPAIGMGAGNGTTQYLYIRGMGQNSVDVKVDGGYSDSQIHYHQGRHMLDPALVKIVSVQKGAGSASAGIGQTNGAVIAKTLDAADLLKNSTNPNFGARINAGYNSNDGHNYGAALFGKAGAFDYLIAGNRVDEDEYKGGKNYVNDYNGSNRVPYSKLDKTGYLGKIGLNINEDHRVALSHRHEQHKGERLVREEFGMWQEYRRPNGSIVTQAPAMRKMTVNHTNLEWTGKNLGFAQSANANIYRLEQGRWSADDSGNGYAGGRNNTGATKIKLDTIGANVNFDSQVHDNVTVKYGVNYRNQEVKPHQIFREGVRHQEKQDVGVYGEAIVDISDVTLTAGLRYDHFNFKAMDGKKISDGAVNPSVGVIWQAMPSLSFSASHNYATRSPRMHDAIMSHGARGVVSIADGTKAEQARNTEIGFNYNDGTFGFEGSYFWQNIKDALGTSTGRDNHLCDGSNLQCASEIINAGRVKNKGYELAASYRYEGLTARLGVAHAKPRFYGEHLSSNPEYASAIGRTWTASLAYRFNKPNLEVAVHRRQVEKVKPEDNFFTSNAQITAANGTGKASYGVTDISANWKPLNNDKMNVNFAVNNITNKNYIPHAQRSNLPGAGREYRIGMNYTF; encoded by the coding sequence ATGAAAGATTTTAAGAAGTTACCATTGGCTTCTGCGGTAATGTGTGCATTGGTGGCGTTGCCTGTATCGGCCGAAACCGAAGTACGGAATACAGCTGATTTGGATACGGTCATGGTAACCGGCGACCGTCAAGGTACTAAGGTTAAAACCAATGTGGTGAACAGCAAAGAAAAAGATGAAAGTGTAGAGACCGATTTGCGTGGCCTGTTTAAAGATGAGCCGGCGATTGGTATGGGTGCAGGTAACGGTACGACGCAGTATCTGTATATTCGCGGTATGGGTCAAAACTCGGTAGATGTGAAAGTAGACGGTGGCTATTCAGATAGCCAAATTCACTACCATCAAGGCCGTCATATGTTGGATCCTGCTTTGGTGAAAATCGTTTCCGTGCAAAAAGGTGCGGGTAGTGCCTCTGCCGGTATCGGCCAAACCAATGGTGCGGTAATTGCCAAAACTTTGGATGCTGCCGATTTATTGAAAAACAGCACTAACCCTAATTTTGGTGCACGCATTAATGCCGGTTACAACAGCAATGACGGTCATAACTATGGTGCCGCTTTGTTTGGCAAGGCAGGTGCATTTGATTACTTGATTGCCGGCAACCGTGTAGACGAAGACGAATATAAAGGCGGCAAAAATTATGTCAATGATTACAACGGTTCGAACCGTGTGCCTTACAGCAAATTGGATAAAACCGGCTACTTAGGCAAAATCGGCCTGAATATCAATGAAGACCACCGTGTCGCTTTAAGCCATCGTCACGAACAGCATAAAGGTGAGCGATTGGTTCGTGAAGAGTTTGGAATGTGGCAGGAATACCGCAGGCCTAATGGCAGTATTGTAACCCAAGCGCCGGCTATGCGCAAAATGACCGTTAACCATACCAACTTGGAATGGACAGGCAAGAACTTGGGTTTTGCCCAGTCAGCCAATGCGAACATTTACCGTTTGGAACAAGGCCGTTGGTCTGCTGATGACAGTGGTAATGGTTATGCGGGGGGACGAAACAATACCGGTGCCACTAAAATCAAACTCGATACCATTGGTGCCAATGTCAATTTCGATTCGCAAGTACACGACAATGTGACGGTAAAATACGGTGTCAACTACCGTAATCAAGAAGTGAAACCGCATCAAATTTTCCGTGAAGGTGTGCGTCATCAGGAAAAACAAGATGTCGGCGTATATGGTGAGGCCATTGTCGATATCAGCGATGTAACCCTGACTGCAGGCTTGCGCTATGATCATTTCAATTTTAAAGCCATGGACGGTAAGAAAATCAGCGATGGCGCAGTTAATCCAAGCGTAGGTGTCATTTGGCAGGCTATGCCGAGCTTGAGCTTCAGTGCCAGTCACAATTATGCAACCCGCAGCCCGCGTATGCACGATGCCATTATGTCTCACGGTGCACGCGGTGTGGTATCGATTGCTGATGGCACGAAAGCCGAACAAGCCCGTAACACGGAAATCGGTTTCAACTACAATGACGGTACATTTGGCTTCGAAGGCAGCTACTTCTGGCAGAATATTAAAGATGCATTGGGTACCAGCACCGGCCGTGACAACCACTTGTGCGATGGCAGTAATCTGCAATGTGCCTCTGAAATCATCAATGCCGGCCGTGTGAAAAATAAAGGTTACGAGTTGGCTGCTTCTTACCGTTATGAAGGTTTGACTGCACGTTTAGGTGTCGCACATGCTAAACCTCGTTTCTATGGTGAGCATTTGAGCTCTAATCCGGAATATGCTTCTGCCATTGGCCGTACATGGACTGCTTCTTTGGCTTATCGCTTCAACAAGCCAAACTTGGAAGTGGCCGTACACCGTCGCCAAGTTGAAAAAGTTAAACCGGAAGATAACTTCTTCACAAGCAATGCTCAAATTACTGCAGCTAATGGAACCGGTAAAGCTTCTTACGGCGTAACTGATATTTCGGCCAACTGGAAGCCTTTGAACAACGATAAGATGAATGTGAATTTTGCAGTAAACAACATTACCAATAAAAATTACATTCCGCACGCACAGCGCAGCAACTTGCCGGGAGCCGGTCGTGAATACCGTATCGGTATGAATTACACTTTCTAA
- a CDS encoding EamA family transporter, whose translation MGATWFYWAAASAFFAALTAIFAKAGLQGIDSDFATFIRTLVIIAALALFLTYTGKWQGVENFTGRNWAFLILSGLATGASWLAYFKALQMGNASQVAPVDKFSLVLVALMAVVFLDERPSTQEWVGLGLVTAGVLTLAIKR comes from the coding sequence ATGGGGGCTACTTGGTTTTATTGGGCAGCGGCTTCGGCATTTTTCGCCGCACTCACCGCCATTTTCGCCAAAGCCGGTTTACAGGGCATCGATTCGGATTTTGCCACCTTTATCCGCACGCTGGTCATCATCGCCGCACTGGCCTTGTTTCTCACCTACACCGGCAAATGGCAGGGCGTGGAAAACTTCACCGGCCGCAACTGGGCATTCCTGATTCTCTCCGGTCTTGCCACCGGCGCATCATGGCTGGCCTATTTCAAAGCCCTGCAAATGGGTAATGCCTCGCAAGTTGCGCCCGTCGATAAATTCAGCTTGGTATTGGTCGCGCTGATGGCGGTGGTGTTTTTGGATGAGCGCCCAAGTACGCAAGAATGGGTGGGCTTGGGCTTGGTGACTGCCGGTGTACTGACTTTGGCAATTAAACGTTAA